In bacterium YEK0313, one genomic interval encodes:
- a CDS encoding flagellin: protein MASNITLSAGVRSNLLNLQNTADLKNITQTRLSTGKKVNSALDNPSNFFTAASLSSRASDLSNLLDGMANGIQTIQAANNGLSSITTTLQSMQSTLNQARQDKSFQTQSYELNAADISAGETMSFSGGSIGTTPVSVALTAPGPATAATLTGVGMGATLGGTPAAITIQATGLNGGTAVSVGTLAATDDANAVATKINTALNGATGGNGGVVASVSGGQLVLTSASGNNVTLAGDTGTLDSMGFLTANRASTNGAPSAPVARTVDQMVTAINGTAGLIGKVTASNDNGKLRIQNLSTQDLTTTGVTNGKIDGSTSTGTVAGNSVRTSLAKQFNDLRDQLTKFGDDASFNGVNLLRGDNLKLTLNETGTSFINVQAKDKNGSATSIDNTFLKVDAVTAQNFDSDTTLDGKLDVIKDALSSIRSVSSSLGSQLSSVQARKDFTKQMINTLQVGSDNLTLADTNEEGANLLALNTRQSLQTTSLSFASQADQAVLQFLR from the coding sequence ATGGCGTCCAATATCACGCTCTCGGCTGGCGTCCGCTCGAACCTGCTCAACCTGCAGAACACCGCCGACCTCAAGAACATCACCCAGACGCGCCTCTCGACCGGCAAGAAGGTCAACTCGGCGCTCGACAATCCCTCCAACTTCTTCACCGCCGCCTCGCTGTCGTCCCGCGCCAGCGACCTGTCGAACCTGCTCGACGGCATGGCGAACGGCATCCAGACGATCCAGGCGGCCAATAACGGCCTCAGCTCGATCACCACGACCCTGCAGTCCATGCAGTCGACGCTGAACCAGGCGCGTCAGGACAAGTCGTTCCAGACGCAGTCCTACGAACTCAATGCAGCTGACATCTCGGCCGGCGAGACCATGAGCTTCTCGGGTGGCTCGATCGGCACGACCCCGGTTTCGGTCGCTCTGACTGCGCCTGGGCCGGCGACGGCGGCGACGCTGACGGGTGTTGGCATGGGCGCCACTCTTGGCGGTACTCCTGCTGCCATCACCATTCAGGCGACGGGCCTCAATGGCGGCACGGCTGTCTCGGTCGGCACGCTTGCTGCGACCGACGATGCGAATGCTGTGGCGACCAAGATCAACACGGCATTGAACGGTGCTACGGGCGGCAACGGTGGTGTCGTCGCTTCGGTGTCGGGCGGTCAACTGGTTCTGACCAGCGCGAGCGGCAACAATGTCACCCTCGCTGGTGACACTGGCACGCTGGATTCGATGGGCTTCCTTACTGCCAATCGCGCCTCGACCAATGGCGCTCCGAGTGCTCCTGTGGCGCGCACCGTCGATCAGATGGTGACGGCGATCAATGGAACCGCCGGTCTCATCGGCAAGGTCACGGCGTCGAACGACAACGGCAAGCTGCGCATCCAGAACCTGTCGACCCAGGATCTGACCACCACCGGCGTCACCAACGGCAAGATCGATGGCTCGACCTCGACCGGCACCGTTGCCGGCAACAGCGTGCGCACCTCGCTCGCCAAGCAGTTCAACGACCTGCGTGACCAGCTCACCAAGTTCGGCGACGACGCTTCCTTCAACGGCGTCAACCTGCTGCGCGGCGACAACCTGAAGCTGACCCTCAATGAGACCGGCACCAGCTTCATCAACGTCCAGGCCAAGGACAAGAACGGCAGCGCCACCTCGATCGACAACACCTTCCTGAAGGTCGATGCGGTCACCGCTCAGAACTTCGACAGCGACACCACGCTGGACGGCAAGCTGGACGTGATCAAGGACGCCCTGTCCTCGATCCGCTCGGTCTCGTCGTCGCTCGGCAGCCAGCTCTCCTCGGTGCAGGCCCGCAAGGACTTCACCAAGCAGATGATCAACACGCTGCAGGTCGGCTCGGACAACCTGACGCTGGCCGACACCAACGAGGAAGGCGCGAACCTTCTGGCGCTCAACACCCGCCAGTCGCTGCAGACCACCTCGCTGTCGTTCGCCTCGCAGGCCGACCAGGCGGTTCTCCAGTTCCTGCGCTAA
- the cya_2 gene encoding Bifunctional hemolysin/adenylate cyclase precursor: protein MPLAPIDASLSGDSVLENAAAGTTVGTVTGVDPDPGATFTYALLDDAGGRFMIDATTGVITVANGANLDFEAQASHAISVRVTDETGLSVDKSFTLAVTDRNEAPTGATLTGGTVAENAAAGTIVGTVTGVDPDAGSTFTYALLDDAGGRFVIDAATGVITVASGAVLDFEIQVSHAISVRITDQAGLSVDKGFTLAITDRNETPTDATLTGGTVAENATAGTIVGTVAGVDPDAGSTFTYALLDDAGGRFVIDAATGVITVASGAVLDFEIQVSHAISVRITDQAGLSVDKGFTLAITDRNETPTDATLTGGTVAENATAGTIVGTVAGVDPDAGSTFTYALLDDAGGRFVIDAATGVITVASGAVLDFEAQQSHTVSVRVTDQAGLSVDKSFSLAITDRNETPTDATLTGGTVAENATAGTIVGIVAGVDPDAGSTFTYALLNDAGGRFVIDAATGVITVASGAVLDFEAQQSHTVSVRVTDQAGLSVDKSFSLAVADRNEAPTDATLTGGNVAEHATAGTIVGTVAGVDPDAGSTFTYAFLDDAGGRFIIDATTGVIRVASGAVLDFETQVSHAINVRITDQAGLSVDKSFTLAVTDRNEAPIDATLTGGTVAENATAGTVIGTVTGVDPDAGSIFTYTLLDDAGGRFVIDATTGVVTVASGAVLDFETQVSHAINVRVTDQAGLSIDKAFTINLSNVPDAAAYVGTSGDDIFVAPTSDFWTLSGLGGNDALTGNTAADVLIGGAGNDTLAGGAGDDQFHYSGAGDGFDNVAGGDGIDTIKALSANTVIGLQAIAGVEHISANGFANVVVRGDGTDNHFDFSGATLTGITQIDGGDGNDTIVGNGAANTLAGGNGNDTLSGGGGNDILIGGQGADVLNGDAGTDLASYAASGSAVFVSLAGGANTGGDAEGDVLNGIENLTGSAFDDALTGNSGSNVLTGGGGNDALSGGAGNDTLNGDAGNDLLDGGTGTDTLRGGTGDDIYLVDSSADVVSELAGQGDDEVRSSATSFTLGANIERLTFVGTGDFTGVGNGDANTITGGAGNDTLIGGAGADVLAGGAGIDTASYVTSVSGVTVDLSTGIHGGDAAGDVLDSIEIVAGSNHADILIGDATANHLQGGLGDDVLVGGGGTDTLSGGGGLDLASYASSSAGVTVNLTTGTHTGGDAEGDQLSGIENVTGSAFDDALTGDAGSNVLSGGAGNDRLDGAAGNDTLIGGLGDDIYLVDSPADLIVENAAEGSDEVRSTALTFTLGAHVEKLTFIGTGDFSGIGNDESNVLVGGLGNDQLDGQAGDDRLEGGDGDDLLTGGSGADVLLGGAGRDTASYASSGTAVIVDLATGLGTGGDAAGDILADVENLVGSAFADTLTGDANANLIDGAGGNDLMAGGGGDDVYVVDAAGDTVTEAADGGTDEIRTTLSSYTLGATVENLTYVGNGGFTGTGNSAANIITGGNGNDTLIGGGGADVLNGAGGNDTASYAASAAAVTVNLLTGSGSGGDATGDTLTNIENLVGSAYADSLTGDANANLFVGGLGADTINGGAGSDTASYAGSAAAVSINLATGVNSGGEAAGDILAGIENLIGSANADSLIGDGNANVITGGAGGDTINGGAGDDTASYATSAAGVTVNLTTGIHGGGDATGDVISNIENLIGSGFADNLTGTAGNNVIAGGGGDDWLYGLDGGDRLVGGDGDDRLIGGAGADALIGGAGTDWALYNTATAAVRIDLVSGAHTGDAAGDTFDSIERISGSIYNDSLFGDANANSFWGGDGNDYFEGRGGADMLDGGMFGSDTAAYTSSGAAVTVNLATNVNTGGDAAGDSLIDIENVHGSAFDDTLTGNTGNNVLIGNGGNDILDGGAGTDTLSGGAGDDIFIVDSSSDVVFDFANEGNDEVRATAASYTLNAQSEIERLTFIGTGNFTGTGNAGNNIITGGAGVDVLYGLAGNDTLIGGDGNDWLIGGAGADALIGGAGSDIAQYFSAAAGVTIDLASGQHYGDAAGDTFDSIEMITGSNYRDQLYGDANANNLWGEGGDDYLVGRGGADELNGGGGFDTAGYTSSSAGVTINLATNINTGGEAAGDRLFAIENIDGSAYDDAITGDASVNDLRGGAGNDILDGGAGNDTLYGGAGDDIFIVDSSSDVVFDFANEGNDEVRATAASYTLNAQSEIERLTFIGTGSFTGTGNASNNVITGGAGNDTLSGLAGNDTLIGGDGSDSLIGGAGADSLIGGAGLDWAQYATATSWIGIDLASGQHTGDAAGDTFDSIEYISGSNYGDNLAGDANANYLWGEGGDDYLVGRGGADILHGGVGTDTAAYTASDAAVTINLVTNVNTGGEAAGDILASIENIHGSAHDDVLTGDTAANVFMGNAGNDFLDGGAGNDTLFGGAGDDVFIVDSLDDIVYEFANEGNDEVRSTAASYVLKPGYEIERLTYTGAGSFTGTGNEGNNIITGGTGSDVLYGLAGNDTLVGGDGNDWLVGGAGADALIGGAGLDWAQYFSATSAVTIDLASGVHGGDAAGDTFDNIEYISGSNFGDHLAGDANANYLWGEGGNDYLVGRGGADILHGGVGTDTAAYTASDAAVTINLVTNVNSGGEAAGDILASIENIHGSAHDDVLTGDTAANVFMGNTGNDFLDGGAGNDTLFGGAGDDVFIVDSFNDIVYEFANEGNDEVRSTAASYVLKPGYEIERLTYIGTGSFTGTGNEGNNIITGGSGSDTLSGLAGNDILIGGDGNDILIGGADSDTFVFAANFGKDTINDFSAGAAVGDVIQISSSIFADYAAVRAASAQIGADVLITVDASNSILLKNVALVNLHQNDFQFS from the coding sequence ATGCCTTTGGCACCGATCGATGCGTCTCTTTCCGGTGATTCGGTCCTTGAGAATGCGGCCGCCGGTACAACGGTCGGCACCGTCACAGGTGTCGACCCTGATCCCGGAGCAACCTTCACCTATGCCCTCCTCGACGACGCCGGCGGGCGTTTCATGATCGATGCCACGACCGGTGTCATCACGGTGGCGAATGGTGCCAACCTCGATTTCGAGGCTCAGGCAAGCCACGCCATCAGCGTGCGTGTCACTGATGAGACGGGCCTCAGCGTCGACAAGAGCTTCACGCTGGCGGTCACAGATCGCAATGAGGCACCGACGGGTGCAACGCTGACCGGTGGCACGGTTGCGGAGAACGCAGCGGCAGGCACGATCGTCGGAACCGTCACCGGTGTCGATCCGGATGCCGGCTCGACCTTCACCTACGCGCTCCTCGACGATGCCGGCGGGCGCTTCGTGATCGACGCGGCAACCGGTGTCATCACGGTCGCGAGCGGTGCGGTCCTCGATTTCGAGATCCAGGTAAGCCACGCGATCAGCGTGCGCATCACCGACCAGGCAGGCCTTAGCGTCGACAAAGGTTTCACCCTGGCGATCACAGATCGCAACGAGACCCCAACCGATGCAACGCTAACCGGCGGCACCGTCGCGGAGAATGCAACGGCCGGCACGATCGTCGGAACCGTCGCCGGCGTCGATCCGGATGCCGGCTCGACCTTCACCTACGCGCTCCTCGACGATGCCGGCGGGCGCTTCGTGATCGACGCGGCAACCGGTGTCATCACGGTCGCGAGCGGTGCGGTCCTCGATTTCGAGATCCAGGTAAGCCACGCGATCAGCGTGCGCATCACCGACCAGGCAGGCCTTAGCGTCGACAAAGGTTTCACCCTGGCGATCACAGATCGCAACGAGACCCCAACCGATGCAACGCTAACCGGCGGCACCGTCGCGGAGAATGCAACGGCCGGCACGATCGTCGGCACCGTCGCCGGCGTCGATCCGGATGCCGGCTCGACCTTCACCTACGCGCTCCTCGACGATGCCGGCGGGCGCTTCGTGATCGACGCGGCAACCGGTGTCATCACGGTCGCGAGCGGTGCCGTCCTCGATTTCGAAGCTCAGCAGAGCCACACCGTCAGTGTGCGCGTCACAGACCAGGCAGGCCTCAGCGTCGACAAGAGCTTCTCGCTGGCGATCACAGATCGCAACGAGACCCCAACCGATGCAACGCTAACCGGCGGCACCGTCGCGGAGAATGCAACGGCCGGCACGATCGTCGGAATCGTCGCCGGCGTCGATCCGGATGCCGGCTCGACCTTCACTTACGCGCTCCTCAACGATGCTGGCGGTCGGTTCGTGATCGACGCAGCAACCGGTGTCATCACGGTTGCGAGCGGTGCCGTCCTCGATTTCGAAGCTCAGCAGAGCCACACCGTCAGTGTGCGCGTCACAGACCAGGCAGGCCTCAGCGTCGATAAGAGCTTCTCGCTGGCGGTCGCTGATCGCAATGAGGCGCCAACCGATGCAACACTGACCGGCGGCAACGTCGCGGAGCATGCAACGGCCGGCACGATCGTCGGAACCGTCGCCGGCGTCGATCCGGATGCCGGCTCGACCTTCACTTACGCCTTCCTCGACGATGCGGGCGGTCGGTTCATCATCGACGCGACAACCGGTGTCATCAGGGTTGCGAGCGGTGCCGTCCTCGATTTCGAGACCCAGGTAAGCCACGCTATCAACGTGCGCATCACCGATCAGGCAGGCCTCAGCGTCGACAAGAGCTTCACGCTGGCGGTCACAGATCGCAATGAGGCCCCCATCGATGCAACGCTGACCGGCGGCACCGTTGCGGAGAACGCAACGGCAGGCACCGTCATCGGAACCGTCACCGGTGTCGATCCGGATGCCGGTTCGATCTTCACCTACACCCTCCTCGACGATGCCGGCGGTCGGTTTGTCATCGACGCGACGACCGGTGTCGTCACGGTTGCCAGCGGTGCCGTCCTCGATTTCGAGACCCAGGTGAGCCACGCGATCAACGTGCGCGTCACAGATCAGGCAGGGCTCAGCATCGACAAGGCGTTCACCATCAACCTGTCGAACGTGCCGGATGCCGCAGCCTATGTCGGAACATCCGGTGATGATATCTTCGTCGCCCCCACCTCCGATTTCTGGACGCTGTCGGGCCTTGGCGGCAATGACGCCCTGACAGGCAATACGGCGGCCGACGTCCTGATTGGTGGCGCAGGCAACGATACGCTTGCCGGCGGCGCAGGCGACGACCAATTCCACTATTCGGGCGCGGGCGACGGCTTCGACAATGTCGCCGGCGGTGACGGCATTGACACGATCAAGGCCCTTTCCGCGAACACCGTCATCGGGCTGCAGGCGATCGCTGGCGTTGAGCATATTTCAGCCAATGGCTTTGCCAATGTCGTGGTTCGCGGCGACGGCACGGACAACCACTTTGACTTCAGCGGCGCAACGCTGACCGGCATCACCCAGATCGACGGCGGCGACGGCAACGATACGATCGTTGGCAACGGTGCAGCCAATACGCTGGCCGGCGGCAATGGCAATGACACGCTGAGCGGCGGCGGCGGCAATGACATCCTGATTGGGGGCCAAGGCGCCGACGTTTTGAACGGTGATGCTGGCACGGATCTGGCGAGCTACGCTGCGAGCGGCTCGGCCGTCTTCGTCTCCCTGGCGGGCGGAGCCAATACCGGCGGCGATGCGGAAGGCGACGTCCTGAACGGTATCGAGAATCTCACCGGCTCGGCCTTCGACGACGCGCTGACCGGCAATAGCGGATCCAATGTGCTCACCGGTGGCGGTGGCAATGACGCTTTGAGCGGCGGTGCCGGAAACGATACGCTGAACGGCGATGCCGGCAATGACCTGCTGGACGGCGGGACAGGCACCGATACGCTGCGCGGAGGCACCGGCGACGACATCTATCTCGTCGACAGCAGCGCGGATGTAGTCAGCGAGCTTGCTGGCCAGGGCGATGACGAGGTCCGCTCGAGCGCGACCTCGTTTACGCTCGGCGCCAATATTGAGCGGCTCACCTTCGTAGGCACGGGCGACTTTACCGGTGTCGGCAATGGCGACGCCAACACCATCACCGGTGGCGCCGGCAACGATACGCTGATTGGAGGAGCGGGGGCGGACGTGTTGGCCGGCGGGGCCGGTATCGATACGGCCTCCTATGTGACGAGCGTCAGCGGCGTGACGGTGGACCTTTCGACCGGAATTCATGGCGGCGATGCTGCGGGCGACGTCCTTGACAGCATCGAGATTGTTGCCGGCTCCAATCACGCCGACATTTTGATTGGCGATGCGACCGCGAACCATCTGCAGGGGGGCCTGGGTGACGACGTGCTCGTTGGCGGCGGCGGCACAGACACTCTGAGCGGCGGCGGCGGCCTCGATCTCGCGTCCTATGCGAGCAGCTCCGCCGGGGTCACGGTGAACCTGACAACGGGCACGCATACGGGGGGTGACGCCGAAGGCGATCAGCTCAGCGGCATTGAGAATGTCACAGGTTCGGCTTTCGACGATGCGCTCACCGGTGATGCCGGCAGCAATGTCCTGTCCGGGGGCGCAGGCAACGACAGGCTGGATGGTGCGGCGGGGAACGATACGCTGATCGGCGGCTTGGGCGACGATATCTATCTGGTCGATTCCCCTGCCGACCTCATCGTCGAAAATGCTGCCGAAGGCAGCGACGAAGTGCGTTCGACCGCCCTCACCTTCACGCTCGGAGCCCATGTCGAGAAGCTGACCTTTATCGGCACCGGCGACTTCTCCGGCATAGGCAATGACGAGAGCAATGTCCTGGTCGGCGGCCTGGGCAATGACCAGCTCGACGGCCAGGCCGGTGATGACCGCCTCGAAGGCGGAGACGGCGACGACCTTCTGACCGGCGGCAGCGGCGCGGACGTGCTTCTGGGTGGTGCGGGCCGAGACACGGCAAGCTACGCGTCAAGCGGCACGGCGGTGATCGTCGACCTCGCAACCGGCCTTGGCACCGGCGGCGATGCCGCTGGCGACATATTGGCCGATGTCGAGAACCTCGTCGGCTCCGCATTCGCGGATACCCTGACAGGTGACGCCAACGCCAATCTCATCGACGGCGCCGGTGGTAACGATCTGATGGCTGGCGGCGGTGGCGACGACGTCTATGTGGTCGATGCCGCCGGCGACACCGTAACCGAGGCCGCCGATGGCGGCACCGATGAGATCAGAACGACATTGTCGAGCTACACGCTGGGCGCGACCGTCGAAAATCTGACCTATGTCGGGAATGGCGGTTTCACCGGCACCGGTAACAGCGCGGCCAACATCATCACCGGCGGCAATGGCAACGACACGCTCATTGGGGGTGGCGGCGCGGATGTCTTGAACGGCGCAGGCGGCAATGACACGGCCTCATATGCTGCAAGCGCAGCCGCCGTCACGGTCAATCTCTTGACCGGATCCGGCAGTGGTGGCGACGCCACCGGCGACACCCTGACGAACATCGAAAATCTTGTCGGCTCGGCCTATGCCGACAGCCTGACCGGGGATGCCAACGCCAACCTGTTCGTCGGTGGTCTCGGCGCGGACACGATCAACGGCGGAGCGGGCAGCGACACGGCCTCGTATGCTGGCAGCGCCGCGGCGGTGTCCATCAACCTTGCGACAGGCGTCAACAGTGGCGGCGAAGCGGCCGGCGATATCCTGGCTGGCATCGAGAACCTGATCGGCTCGGCCAACGCGGACAGCCTGATCGGCGACGGCAACGCCAATGTCATCACAGGCGGTGCCGGTGGCGATACGATCAATGGCGGCGCCGGCGACGACACTGCGTCCTACGCCACCAGTGCGGCAGGCGTGACGGTCAACCTGACGACTGGCATTCACGGCGGCGGCGACGCCACCGGCGACGTTATCAGCAATATCGAAAACCTGATCGGCTCCGGTTTTGCCGATAACCTGACGGGAACGGCCGGGAACAATGTCATTGCCGGCGGTGGAGGTGATGACTGGCTCTATGGCCTTGACGGCGGCGACAGGCTTGTCGGGGGGGATGGAGACGACCGGTTGATCGGCGGGGCCGGAGCCGATGCACTCATTGGCGGGGCCGGAACCGACTGGGCCCTGTACAATACCGCGACAGCCGCTGTGAGAATTGATCTGGTGAGCGGAGCACATACCGGCGACGCGGCCGGCGACACCTTCGACAGCATCGAGCGCATCTCCGGCTCAATCTACAACGACTCCCTATTCGGCGACGCGAATGCCAACAGTTTCTGGGGTGGGGACGGCAACGACTATTTTGAAGGCCGCGGCGGAGCTGACATGCTGGATGGCGGCATGTTTGGTTCCGACACTGCAGCCTACACGTCGAGTGGCGCAGCCGTAACTGTCAACCTCGCGACTAACGTCAACACTGGCGGCGACGCGGCCGGCGACAGCCTCATCGATATCGAGAACGTCCATGGCTCCGCTTTTGACGACACGCTGACTGGCAATACCGGCAACAATGTCCTCATCGGCAACGGCGGCAACGATATCCTGGACGGTGGGGCGGGCACCGATACCCTTTCCGGCGGCGCAGGCGACGACATCTTCATCGTCGACAGCTCCTCCGACGTTGTTTTTGACTTCGCCAACGAAGGCAACGACGAGGTTCGTGCGACGGCAGCGAGCTACACGCTCAATGCCCAGTCCGAGATCGAGCGCCTGACCTTCATCGGCACCGGCAACTTCACCGGCACCGGCAATGCCGGCAACAACATTATCACCGGCGGGGCTGGTGTCGACGTGCTCTACGGTCTGGCCGGCAACGACACGCTCATCGGCGGTGACGGCAATGACTGGCTTATCGGCGGGGCTGGCGCCGACGCACTGATCGGCGGGGCCGGATCGGATATAGCCCAATACTTCTCGGCGGCCGCAGGCGTGACCATCGATCTCGCCAGCGGCCAGCATTATGGCGATGCGGCCGGTGACACCTTCGACAGCATCGAGATGATCACCGGCTCGAACTATCGAGATCAGCTCTACGGTGATGCCAATGCCAACAATCTGTGGGGCGAAGGCGGTGACGACTACCTCGTCGGCCGCGGTGGCGCCGACGAATTGAATGGCGGCGGCGGATTTGACACGGCTGGCTATACGTCCAGCAGCGCCGGCGTCACAATCAACCTCGCGACCAATATCAATACCGGTGGCGAGGCAGCCGGCGATCGTCTCTTTGCCATCGAGAACATCGATGGCTCGGCTTATGACGACGCGATCACCGGCGATGCCTCGGTCAATGACCTCAGGGGCGGCGCCGGCAACGACATTCTCGACGGCGGGGCCGGCAACGACACGCTTTATGGTGGCGCTGGCGACGACATCTTCATCGTCGACAGCTCCTCCGACGTTGTTTTTGACTTCGCCAACGAAGGCAACGACGAGGTTCGTGCGACGGCAGCGAGCTACACGCTCAATGCCCAGTCCGAGATCGAGCGCCTGACCTTCATCGGCACCGGCAGCTTCACCGGCACCGGCAATGCCAGCAACAACGTCATCACCGGTGGTGCAGGGAACGACACCCTGTCCGGCCTCGCCGGCAATGACACCCTCATTGGCGGCGACGGTAGCGATTCGCTAATTGGAGGCGCCGGCGCGGATTCGCTCATTGGCGGCGCCGGTCTGGATTGGGCGCAGTACGCCACCGCAACATCCTGGATAGGGATCGACCTGGCGAGCGGCCAACATACCGGCGACGCCGCCGGGGACACCTTCGACAGCATCGAATACATCTCAGGCTCAAACTACGGCGACAATCTGGCTGGCGACGCGAATGCCAATTATCTCTGGGGGGAAGGTGGAGACGACTATCTCGTCGGCCGCGGAGGCGCTGACATTCTCCATGGAGGGGTCGGAACCGACACTGCCGCTTACACGGCCAGCGACGCTGCCGTCACCATCAACCTGGTGACCAACGTCAACACCGGTGGCGAAGCGGCCGGCGATATTTTGGCCAGCATCGAGAACATCCACGGCTCGGCCCACGACGACGTTTTGACCGGTGACACTGCCGCGAACGTCTTCATGGGCAATGCCGGCAATGACTTCCTCGACGGCGGCGCCGGCAACGACACCCTCTTTGGTGGCGCCGGCGATGACGTCTTCATCGTCGATAGCCTCGACGACATCGTTTATGAGTTTGCCAACGAAGGGAATGACGAGGTTCGTTCCACGGCGGCCAGCTACGTGCTCAAGCCAGGATACGAGATCGAGCGCCTGACCTATACCGGCGCCGGCAGCTTCACCGGCACCGGCAACGAAGGCAACAACATCATCACCGGTGGAACCGGTAGCGACGTGCTATACGGCCTTGCCGGCAATGACACGCTCGTTGGTGGTGACGGCAACGATTGGTTGGTAGGCGGCGCGGGTGCGGACGCACTCATCGGCGGGGCAGGCCTGGACTGGGCACAGTATTTCTCGGCAACATCCGCCGTGACGATCGATCTGGCGAGCGGCGTGCATGGCGGCGACGCAGCCGGCGATACCTTCGACAACATCGAATACATCTCAGGCTCAAACTTCGGGGACCATCTGGCTGGCGACGCGAATGCCAATTATCTCTGGGGGGAAGGTGGAAACGACTATCTCGTCGGCCGCGGAGGCGCTGACATTCTCCATGGAGGGGTCGGAACCGACACTGCCGCTTACACGGCCAGCGACGCTGCCGTCACCATCAACCTGGTGACCAACGTCAACTCCGGTGGCGAAGCGGCCGGCGATATTTTGGCCAGCATCGAGAACATCCACGGCTCGGCCCACGACGACGTTTTGACCGGTGACACTGCCGCGAACGTCTTCATGGGCAATACCGGCAATGACTTCCTCGACGGCGGCGCCGGCAACGACACCCTCTTTGGTGGCGCCGGCGATGACGTCTTCATCGTCGATAGCTTCAATGACATCGTTTATGAGTTTGCCAACGAAGGGAATGACGAGGTTCGTTCCACGGCGGCCAGCTACGTGCTCAAGCCAGGATATGAGATCGAGCGGTTGACCTATATCGGCACCGGCAGCTTCACCGGCACCGGCAATGAAGGCAACAACATCATCACCGGCGGCTCGGGCAGCGACACCCTGTCCGGCCTCGCCGGCAACGATATCCTCATCGGTGGCGACGGCAATGACATCCTCATCGGCGGTGCGGACAGCGACACCTTCGTATTCGCGGCGAACTTTGGCAAAGACACGATCAACGATTTTTCCGCTGGAGCTGCTGTCGGAGATGTCATCCAGATCTCTTCCAGCATCTTTGCCGACTATGCCGCGGTTCGGGCGGCAAGTGCACAGATCGGTGCCGATGTCTTGATCACTGTCGATGCGTCGAACAGCATTCTCCTGAAAAACGTCGCATTGGTGAACCTGCACCAGAACGATTTTCAGTTCAGCTGA